The following proteins come from a genomic window of Anaerobutyricum hallii:
- a CDS encoding thiamine pyrophosphate-dependent enzyme — MAYNLKQTLNKEERLSPGHRMCAGCGATIAVRNVLRGLHEEDEAVITCATGCLEVSSFMYPYTAWKDSFIHNAFENAGATCSGVEAAYRALKKKGKVKNTHKFITFGGDGGTYDIGFQSLSGAMERNHDMVYVCYDNGAYMNTGIQRSSATPMYADTTTTPVGSESDGKAQNRKDLTQVIAAHNIPYVAQTTFVQNFKDLHTKAEKAIYTEGAAFLNVMAPCPRGWRYNTPDILEICQLAVDTCFWPLFEVIDGKWIVNYVPKKKLPIEDFLRPQGRFKHLFKPGKEELIARIQAEVDRKWEELLARANY, encoded by the coding sequence ATGGCTTATAATTTAAAACAAACATTAAATAAAGAAGAACGTTTATCACCAGGCCATAGAATGTGTGCCGGATGTGGCGCTACCATCGCTGTACGAAATGTACTGCGCGGCCTTCACGAAGAAGACGAAGCCGTTATCACCTGTGCAACCGGATGCCTTGAAGTATCCTCCTTCATGTATCCATACACCGCATGGAAAGATTCTTTTATTCATAACGCTTTCGAAAATGCCGGAGCAACCTGCAGTGGAGTAGAAGCTGCCTATCGTGCTTTAAAGAAAAAAGGAAAAGTAAAAAACACTCATAAATTCATCACTTTCGGTGGTGACGGCGGTACATACGATATCGGATTCCAGTCTTTATCCGGTGCAATGGAACGAAATCATGATATGGTTTATGTTTGTTACGATAACGGTGCTTACATGAACACCGGTATCCAGCGTTCCTCTGCAACTCCAATGTACGCTGATACAACAACCACACCTGTTGGTTCCGAATCTGACGGAAAAGCACAAAACAGAAAAGATCTGACTCAGGTAATCGCCGCACATAATATTCCTTATGTTGCACAGACCACCTTTGTACAAAACTTTAAAGATCTGCACACAAAAGCAGAAAAAGCAATCTATACCGAGGGAGCCGCCTTCTTAAACGTTATGGCTCCATGCCCACGAGGCTGGCGCTACAACACCCCTGATATTCTTGAAATATGTCAGCTTGCAGTAGACACCTGCTTCTGGCCATTATTTGAAGTCATTGACGGTAAATGGATCGTAAACTACGTTCCAAAGAAAAAGCTCCCAATCGAAGACTTCTTACGTCCACAAGGAAGATTCAAACATTTATTCAAACCTGGAAAAGAAGAATTAATCGCAAGAATCCAGGCAGAGGTTGATAGGAAATGGGAAGAACTTTTGGCAAGAGCTAACTACTAA
- a CDS encoding GatB/YqeY domain-containing protein, producing the protein MSKIEEVRTAMYAAMKAKDKERKDALSMLLGALKAKAIDKREDLTEAEENSIIAKEIKQCKDTMEMSPADRTDIIDQCKLRIAVYEEFAPKQMSEDEIKATIQSVLDELGITEPTGKDRGKIMKDLMPKVKGKADGKLVNQMVASMLK; encoded by the coding sequence TTGAGTAAAATCGAAGAAGTCCGTACCGCAATGTACGCAGCAATGAAAGCAAAAGATAAAGAAAGAAAAGATGCATTATCCATGCTTCTTGGTGCTTTAAAGGCAAAGGCAATTGATAAGAGAGAAGATTTAACAGAGGCAGAAGAGAATAGTATTATTGCAAAAGAAATCAAACAGTGCAAAGATACGATGGAGATGTCTCCGGCAGACCGTACAGATATTATCGACCAGTGTAAACTGAGAATTGCTGTTTATGAAGAATTTGCTCCAAAGCAGATGAGTGAAGACGAAATTAAGGCAACGATACAGTCTGTACTTGATGAACTTGGAATTACAGAACCAACTGGTAAAGACAGAGGTAAGATTATGAAAGACCTCATGCCGAAGGTAAAAGGTAAGGCTGATGGTAAGCTTGTAAACCAGATGGTTGCTTCAATGTTGAAGTAA